In a single window of the Manis pentadactyla isolate mManPen7 chromosome 14, mManPen7.hap1, whole genome shotgun sequence genome:
- the C14H22orf31 gene encoding LOW QUALITY PROTEIN: uncharacterized protein C22orf31 homolog (The sequence of the model RefSeq protein was modified relative to this genomic sequence to represent the inferred CDS: substituted 1 base at 1 genomic stop codon) — protein sequence MGKKISKSCGEGMVCKKMWILCLKRRPSSLCSRTGLSFPLCFQHPVCVRWGPSIPTHGLRQSILLNTRLQDCCVDSPALTHTRKAGTCAKRSIQAPVPGTTASREVVKNPLTASSFSLIKLVLRRQLKGKCXPVPHKFGGAKPLKRLKPKDNSAMKATQRCRIRNSISSKNRQPMGQPPGSPGSRRPVGDIKEGKQSSKEKKVTVRQDLESRYAEHVAATQALPRDIGTAAWKGRALLPETRRQQLAEDMLTIHGLPTEGYQALYHTVVEPMLWNPSGTPRRYSLELGKAIKQKLREALCSQAAAPESAQKNPLPGRKQLDVHEELLPKKRPKFKSEK from the exons ATGGGTAAAAAGATTTCTAAGAGCTGTGGGGAAGGAATGGTCTGCAAAAAGATGTGGATACTTTGCCTCAAAAGGAGACCTTCTAGTCTCTGCTCGAGAACTGGCCTTTCCTTCCCCTTATGTTTCCAGCATCCCGTCTGTGTGAGATGGGGCCCCAGCATCCCTACCCATGGACTCCGACAGTCTATCTTACTGAACACCAGGCTTCAGGACTGCTGTGTGGACTCACCAGCTCTCACCCACACCCGGAAGGCTGGAACGTGTGCCAAGCGGAGCATCCAAGCCCCAGTACCAGGTACCACCGCATCCCGGGAAGTTGTAAAGAACCCGTTGACTGCCAGTTCATTCTCCCTGATTAAGCTGGTGCTCAGGCGACAACTAAAGGGTAAATGCTGACCAGTACCACACAAGTTTGGAGGGGCAAAACCCTTGAAGAGATTAAAGCCCAAGGACAATTCAGCGATGAAAGCCACCCAGCGGTGCAGGATAAGGAACTCCATCAGTTCCAAGAACAGGCAGCCAATGGGGCAGCCGCCAGGCTCACCTGGGAGCAGGAGGCCTGTCGGAGACATCAAGGAG GGAAAACAAAG ttcaaaggagaaaaaagtaacAGTCCGCCAAGATCTTGAGAGCAGATATGCTGAACATGTGGCTGCCACCCAAGCACTACCCCGGGACATTGGGACGGCAGCCTGGAAGGGCCGGGCATTGCTTCCTGAAACCAGGAGACAGCAGTTGGCGGAGGACATGCTAACCATCCACGGCCTCCCCACAGAGGGTTACCAGGCTCTGTATCACACTGTGGTGGAGCCAATGCTATGGAATCCTTCAGGGACCCCCAGGAGGTACAGCTTGGAGCTGGGCAAGGCCATCAAACAAAAGCTCAGGGAGGCTCTGTGCAGCCAGGCCGCTGCCCCTGAAAGTGCTCAGAAGAACCCgctgccaggcaggaagcagctaGACGTCCATGAGGAGCTTCTGCCCAAGAAACGGCCCAAGTTTAAAAGTGAGAAATAG